One window of Robbsia betulipollinis genomic DNA carries:
- a CDS encoding MDR family oxidoreductase: protein MFHAILIEKNAASGPHAALQALDDERLPDGDVVVRIMYSTLNYKDALAITGRGAVVRQFPMVPGIDFAGVVERSADPRYQVDDTVLLTGWGVGETHWGGLAQRARVRGDWLLPLPAGLTARQSMTIGTAGFTAMLSVLALQRHGVTPAHGEILVTGASGGVGSVAIALLAQWGYRAVAATGRLHEHDYLRRLGAVEVVDRAMLAAPGKPLAKERWAGVIDSVGSHTLANACASTRQGGIVTACGLAQGMDFPGSVAPFILRGITLAGINSVYQPREARLAAWRGLAEALGDDAALATMRVDIGLSETIAAATRLLDGGLRGRCVVDVSRWEVHDAPRRSAG, encoded by the coding sequence ATGTTTCACGCCATTCTGATCGAAAAAAACGCGGCGTCGGGGCCGCATGCCGCCCTGCAGGCGCTCGACGACGAGCGCCTGCCCGACGGGGACGTCGTGGTACGCATCATGTACTCGACGCTGAACTACAAGGATGCGCTGGCGATTACCGGCAGAGGCGCCGTCGTGCGTCAGTTTCCGATGGTGCCCGGCATCGATTTCGCGGGCGTGGTGGAGCGCAGCGCGGACCCGCGCTACCAGGTGGACGACACGGTGCTGCTGACCGGCTGGGGCGTCGGCGAGACGCACTGGGGCGGTCTCGCGCAGCGCGCGCGCGTGCGGGGCGACTGGCTGCTGCCCTTGCCGGCGGGGCTCACCGCGCGGCAGTCGATGACCATCGGCACGGCCGGGTTCACGGCGATGCTGTCCGTGCTGGCCCTGCAACGGCATGGCGTGACGCCCGCGCACGGCGAGATCCTCGTGACCGGCGCGAGCGGGGGCGTGGGCAGCGTCGCGATCGCGTTGCTGGCGCAATGGGGATACCGGGCGGTGGCCGCCACCGGGCGTCTGCACGAGCACGACTATCTCCGGCGGCTGGGCGCCGTGGAGGTCGTCGACCGCGCGATGCTGGCCGCGCCGGGCAAGCCGCTGGCGAAGGAACGCTGGGCCGGCGTGATCGATAGCGTGGGCAGCCATACGCTGGCGAACGCCTGCGCGAGCACGCGGCAGGGCGGCATCGTCACCGCCTGCGGGCTGGCGCAGGGCATGGACTTTCCGGGCAGCGTCGCGCCCTTCATCCTGCGCGGCATCACGCTGGCGGGCATCAACAGCGTGTACCAGCCACGCGAGGCGCGGCTCGCCGCCTGGCGCGGGCTGGCCGAGGCCCTCGGCGACGACGCCGCGCTCGCGACGATGCGCGTCGACATCGGGCTGTCGGAGACGATCGCGGCCGCCACGCGCCTGCTCGACGGCGGCCTGCGCGGCCGCTGCGTGGTCGACGTCAGCCGCTGGGAAGTGCATGACGCCCCCCGGCGGTCAGCCGGGTGA
- a CDS encoding queuosine precursor transporter, which yields MPATVPAAAARPSYRYYDLILAAFVVVLLLSNLIGAGKVAIVRLPWLGEVSYSAGVLFFPISYFFGDVLTEVYGYAYDRRAVWAGFAALLFAAAMSAVVVALPAARDPYMTGYQDHLLAVFGNTPRIVLGSILAFWAGSLSNAVVLAKLKIWSAGRHLWFRAIASTAVGEAIDSTLFYMLAFYAIWPTAQILHVALVQYLVKTAWEIVATPLTYWIVGRLKRAERRDHYDRGTDFTPFRLKL from the coding sequence ATGCCAGCCACCGTCCCCGCCGCAGCCGCGCGGCCGTCCTACCGCTATTACGATCTGATTCTCGCGGCCTTCGTCGTGGTGCTGCTGCTGTCGAATCTGATCGGCGCCGGCAAGGTGGCGATCGTCCGGCTGCCCTGGCTGGGCGAGGTGTCGTACAGCGCCGGCGTGCTGTTCTTCCCGATCTCGTATTTCTTCGGCGACGTGCTCACCGAGGTCTACGGCTATGCGTACGATCGCCGGGCGGTATGGGCCGGCTTCGCCGCGCTGCTGTTCGCGGCGGCCATGTCCGCGGTGGTCGTGGCGCTGCCCGCCGCACGCGACCCCTACATGACGGGCTATCAGGACCATCTGCTCGCGGTCTTCGGCAATACCCCGCGCATCGTCCTCGGTTCGATCCTGGCGTTCTGGGCCGGCAGCCTGAGCAATGCCGTGGTGCTGGCCAAGCTGAAGATCTGGAGCGCGGGCCGGCATCTGTGGTTTCGCGCGATCGCCTCGACCGCGGTCGGCGAGGCGATCGATTCGACGCTGTTCTACATGCTGGCTTTCTACGCAATCTGGCCGACCGCACAGATCCTGCATGTCGCGCTGGTGCAATATCTGGTGAAAACCGCGTGGGAAATCGTCGCGACGCCGCTGACGTACTGGATCGTGGGCAGGCTCAAGCGCGCGGAGCGGCGGGATCACTACGATCGCGGCACCGACTTCACCCCGTTCCGGCTCAAACTCTGA
- a CDS encoding DnaJ C-terminal domain-containing protein — protein sequence MKYKDYYDILGLQRSATQDDIKGAYRKLARKYHPDVNKAADAEDRFKELGEAYQVLKDPEKRAAYDRMGSNWRNGQDFQPPPNWNEGYEFGRGAGGGGGGGGAAQGDFSDFFETMFGGSGGGRRGGGAGFGGRRPMNAAGQDHHAKVVVDLEDSYRGAQRTITLRVPVVDGQGRSSTQERTLDVRIPKGVREGQKMRLSGQGAPGTGQGPAGDLFLEIAFAPHRIYRVEGRDVSLDLPLAPWEAALGATVSVPTPDGSVQMTIPPDSPAGRKLRLKGKGIPGTPPGDLYVQLQIALPPSTSSDARNAYLAMEKAIKFDPRAHWTV from the coding sequence ATGAAATACAAGGATTATTACGATATCCTCGGCTTGCAGCGCAGCGCGACCCAGGACGATATCAAGGGTGCCTATCGCAAGCTGGCACGCAAGTACCATCCCGACGTCAACAAAGCGGCGGATGCCGAGGACCGCTTCAAGGAACTCGGCGAAGCCTACCAAGTGCTGAAGGACCCCGAGAAGCGCGCGGCCTACGACCGGATGGGCAGCAACTGGCGCAATGGGCAGGACTTCCAGCCCCCGCCGAACTGGAACGAGGGCTATGAATTCGGCCGTGGCGCGGGCGGCGGAGGCGGTGGGGGGGGCGCCGCGCAGGGCGACTTCAGCGATTTCTTCGAAACGATGTTCGGCGGCAGCGGCGGTGGCCGCCGCGGCGGCGGCGCCGGTTTCGGCGGCCGCCGGCCGATGAACGCCGCCGGCCAGGACCACCACGCGAAGGTGGTCGTCGACCTGGAGGACAGCTATCGCGGCGCGCAGCGCACGATCACGCTGCGCGTGCCGGTCGTCGACGGGCAGGGCCGTTCGAGCACGCAGGAACGCACGCTCGACGTGCGGATCCCGAAAGGCGTGCGCGAGGGCCAGAAGATGCGGCTGAGCGGCCAGGGGGCGCCCGGCACCGGCCAGGGCCCGGCGGGCGATCTGTTTCTCGAGATCGCCTTCGCGCCGCACCGGATCTATCGCGTCGAAGGCCGCGACGTCTCGCTCGATCTGCCGCTGGCGCCGTGGGAAGCGGCACTGGGCGCCACCGTCTCCGTGCCGACGCCGGATGGCTCGGTGCAGATGACGATTCCGCCGGACTCACCGGCCGGACGCAAGCTGCGCCTCAAGGGCAAGGGGATTCCGGGCACGCCGCCCGGCGATCTGTACGTCCAGTTGCAGATCGCATTGCCGCCATCGACCAGCAGCGACGCGCGCAACGCTTACCTGGCAATGGAAAAGGCGATCAAGTTCGACCCGCGCGCGCACTGGACCGTCTGA
- a CDS encoding acylphosphatase, which produces MSVSSHDSSLETHSIRVHGRVQGVGYRAAAVRQAHMIGVRGWVRNVEDGTVEAIVQGSPDQIDLMLEWMRRGPPAARVATLDCQREPDDRRFGHFEQR; this is translated from the coding sequence ATGTCCGTTTCTTCGCACGATTCCTCGCTCGAGACCCATTCCATCCGCGTGCACGGCCGCGTCCAGGGCGTGGGCTACCGCGCCGCGGCGGTGCGCCAGGCGCACATGATCGGCGTACGGGGATGGGTACGCAATGTCGAGGACGGAACGGTCGAGGCGATCGTGCAGGGCTCGCCCGATCAGATTGACTTGATGCTGGAATGGATGCGACGGGGACCGCCCGCCGCCCGGGTCGCCACGCTGGACTGCCAGCGTGAACCGGACGACCGGCGTTTTGGTCATTTCGAACAACGGTGA
- a CDS encoding glycosyltransferase family 9 protein translates to MNFRPEQSFAFVMSPRLGDALLSMVVVNNLVRNGYRVKVFSAQIYALRAWFPGFDIEPALPRAEALPRLIAYDVVLHAYHADKVLAPDASHPNIVVMDDWPVYRQVKNMVDIQTELCQKHFGLTKVVRDNGLTAPPGLTSRITMDRVIIHPVASDMQKSWLPMRFVKLALWLRTLGFEPEFLLPPEAIAQWKWLARYGFAPSAYGSLGEVAARIAESGWVIGNDSGIGHLASNLGVPTISLAMRRRIAQRWRPGWAPSRTVVAPSLMPSRYLKEKYWKYLLSTARVMAAFDALRRDCGALRLQGRTDAERSDPLADVRHAG, encoded by the coding sequence ATGAATTTCAGGCCTGAACAATCCTTTGCGTTCGTGATGTCGCCCCGCCTGGGGGACGCGTTGCTGTCGATGGTGGTCGTCAACAATCTCGTGCGCAATGGTTACCGCGTCAAGGTTTTCAGTGCGCAAATTTACGCGTTGCGGGCGTGGTTTCCTGGCTTCGATATCGAACCGGCGCTTCCGCGCGCCGAAGCCCTTCCCCGGTTGATCGCCTACGACGTGGTACTGCATGCCTACCACGCGGACAAGGTACTGGCGCCGGACGCGTCCCATCCGAACATCGTCGTCATGGACGACTGGCCCGTCTACCGGCAGGTCAAGAACATGGTCGACATCCAGACCGAGCTCTGCCAGAAGCATTTCGGCCTGACGAAGGTGGTGCGCGACAACGGCCTGACCGCCCCCCCGGGACTCACGTCGCGGATCACGATGGACCGCGTCATCATTCATCCGGTCGCCAGCGACATGCAAAAGAGCTGGTTACCCATGCGCTTCGTCAAACTGGCGCTGTGGCTGCGCACGCTCGGTTTCGAACCGGAATTCCTGCTGCCGCCGGAGGCGATCGCGCAATGGAAGTGGCTGGCCCGCTATGGCTTCGCGCCGTCGGCCTACGGCAGCCTGGGCGAGGTGGCGGCGCGCATCGCCGAGTCCGGCTGGGTCATCGGCAATGATTCCGGGATAGGTCATCTCGCGTCGAACCTGGGCGTGCCGACCATCTCGCTGGCGATGCGCCGCCGCATCGCGCAGCGCTGGCGTCCGGGCTGGGCGCCGTCGCGCACCGTCGTCGCGCCGTCACTGATGCCCAGCCGCTACCTGAAAGAGAAGTATTGGAAGTACCTGCTGTCGACCGCCCGCGTCATGGCGGCGTTCGACGCGCTGCGTCGCGACTGCGGCGCGCTGCGGCTGCAGGGGCGAACCGACGCGGAGCGCTCCGATCCGCTGGCCGATGTCCGCCACGCGGGCTGA
- a CDS encoding Na+/H+ antiporter — MQTVFTVLILLLAVALSGTAARLVPFAIPLPLIQIAIGALLASPRLGLHITFVPEVFLLLFIPPLLFADGWRMPKRELFHYRRPILMLALGLVFFTIAGLGYFVHWLIPSIPLAVSFALAAVLSPTDAVALSGIVPRGRMPLQLKHILEGEALLNDASGLVAFKFAVAAALTGTFSFWSASLSFVLIAVGGIALGVALTWPFNWLRQKIARLSEDDDPGIQIILILLLPFAAYLLAEHIGLSGILAAVAAGMAMNFTTDLGSESVATRMRGASVWAMIEMIFNGFVFILLGLQFPSIIGRALIDAHRMHNGELGALILHVVAIFLAMFVLRMVWVWLLRWISSRRVARQGKANALPGLRIAAITSLAGVRGAITLAGVLSVPLTMGDGSPFPGRDSIVFLAAGVIICSLVVATLGLPLVLGRNKDLGRESERREERAARASAGKAALKAIEREYERIQNEGRAPGTGASDSAEDDVQNQDTLAADIAKQVTQIYKRPLHLLGENPEDDESLRERARRADALTWRFHIAALRAEREAFFRMQASNAINDETLTRLLRETDLAESAVLTRGGQHHAGG, encoded by the coding sequence ATGCAAACTGTCTTCACCGTTCTCATCCTGCTGCTGGCCGTCGCGCTTTCCGGGACCGCAGCGCGCCTCGTGCCTTTCGCGATTCCGCTGCCGCTGATCCAGATCGCGATCGGCGCGCTGCTCGCCTCGCCGCGGTTGGGTCTGCATATCACCTTCGTGCCGGAAGTTTTCCTGTTGCTGTTCATCCCGCCGCTGCTGTTCGCCGACGGCTGGCGCATGCCGAAACGCGAACTCTTCCACTACCGCCGGCCGATCCTGATGCTGGCGCTCGGCCTGGTGTTCTTCACGATCGCAGGCCTGGGCTATTTCGTCCACTGGCTGATTCCCTCGATCCCGCTGGCGGTATCGTTCGCGCTGGCCGCCGTGCTTTCCCCCACCGACGCCGTCGCCCTGTCGGGCATCGTGCCGCGCGGACGCATGCCGCTGCAACTCAAGCACATCCTCGAAGGCGAAGCGCTGCTCAACGACGCCTCGGGCCTGGTCGCTTTCAAGTTCGCGGTGGCCGCGGCGCTCACGGGCACCTTCTCGTTCTGGAGCGCCTCGCTCAGCTTCGTCCTGATCGCCGTAGGCGGCATCGCGCTCGGCGTCGCCCTCACCTGGCCGTTCAACTGGCTGCGCCAGAAAATCGCGCGTCTGTCCGAGGACGACGACCCGGGCATACAGATCATCCTGATCCTGCTGTTGCCGTTCGCCGCCTATCTGCTGGCCGAGCATATCGGTCTGTCGGGCATCCTGGCGGCCGTCGCGGCGGGCATGGCCATGAATTTCACGACCGATCTCGGCAGCGAAAGCGTCGCGACCCGGATGCGGGGCGCCAGCGTCTGGGCGATGATCGAAATGATCTTCAACGGCTTCGTCTTCATCCTGCTGGGGTTGCAGTTTCCGTCGATCATCGGTCGCGCGCTGATCGACGCGCACCGCATGCACAATGGCGAACTCGGCGCGCTGATCCTCCACGTGGTGGCGATCTTCCTGGCGATGTTCGTGCTGCGCATGGTCTGGGTATGGCTGCTGCGCTGGATCTCCAGCCGCCGTGTGGCGCGCCAGGGCAAGGCCAACGCGCTGCCGGGTCTGCGGATTGCGGCGATCACGTCGCTGGCCGGCGTGCGCGGCGCGATCACGCTGGCCGGCGTGCTGTCGGTGCCGCTGACGATGGGCGACGGCTCGCCGTTTCCGGGGCGCGATTCGATCGTCTTCCTGGCGGCCGGCGTCATCATTTGTTCGCTGGTGGTCGCGACGCTGGGTCTGCCGCTGGTGCTGGGCCGCAACAAGGACCTGGGCCGGGAAAGCGAGCGTCGCGAGGAGCGCGCGGCGCGTGCGTCCGCCGGCAAGGCCGCACTCAAGGCGATCGAGCGGGAGTACGAGCGCATCCAGAACGAGGGACGCGCTCCCGGCACCGGGGCAAGCGACAGCGCCGAGGACGATGTCCAGAATCAGGACACGCTCGCGGCCGATATCGCCAAGCAGGTCACCCAAATCTACAAACGCCCCCTGCACCTGCTCGGCGAGAACCCCGAGGACGACGAAAGCCTGCGCGAGCGGGCGCGCCGCGCCGATGCCCTTACCTGGCGCTTCCATATCGCCGCCCTGCGCGCCGAGCGCGAGGCGTTTTTCCGGATGCAGGCATCGAACGCCATCAACGACGAGACGCTCACACGCCTGCTGCGCGAGACCGATCTGGCCGAATCGGCGGTGCTCACGCGGGGGGGACAACATCACGCCGGCGGCTGA
- a CDS encoding glycosyl transferase: MAEAIQIFVGCDPNDCDLEQMMVLEYSLRQHASMPVEIHWMQLSRDPASPWYADPAHPENGGWRTEQWATPFSGFRWAIPALCNFTGRAIYMDADILALRDVAELWNRPFEPGKAVMAKGRKNSWRFCVMVWDCAAARDLLPPLDDLKRTPDAHASLIRRFSQHPESIQPLDSDDNNIDGEDKPIEQIRLLHYSDMGTQLSHPHAMPRLAAEGQRHWFDGRVLPHPRKDLQALFDRYHRDALAAGFTLDRYRVPVRFGPMVKASQASYQGNRRTRRRSIWSRLSRLLRPAQESENRM, encoded by the coding sequence ATGGCAGAAGCCATCCAGATCTTTGTCGGCTGCGATCCCAACGACTGCGATCTCGAGCAGATGATGGTGCTTGAATACAGTCTTCGCCAGCATGCCTCGATGCCGGTCGAGATTCACTGGATGCAGCTGTCGCGCGACCCGGCAAGCCCGTGGTATGCGGACCCGGCGCACCCCGAAAACGGCGGCTGGCGCACCGAACAGTGGGCCACGCCCTTCTCCGGTTTTCGCTGGGCGATTCCGGCGCTCTGCAATTTCACGGGCCGCGCCATCTACATGGATGCCGACATCCTCGCGCTACGCGACGTCGCCGAACTCTGGAATCGGCCGTTCGAACCCGGCAAGGCCGTGATGGCCAAGGGCCGAAAAAACAGTTGGCGCTTCTGCGTGATGGTGTGGGACTGCGCCGCGGCGCGCGATCTGCTGCCGCCGCTGGACGACCTCAAGCGCACGCCCGACGCGCACGCCAGCCTGATCCGGCGCTTCAGTCAGCACCCGGAATCCATCCAGCCCCTGGACTCGGATGACAACAATATCGACGGCGAGGACAAGCCGATCGAACAGATCCGGCTATTGCACTATTCGGACATGGGTACGCAGCTTTCGCATCCCCACGCGATGCCGCGGCTGGCCGCCGAGGGTCAGCGCCATTGGTTCGACGGGCGTGTGTTGCCGCATCCGCGCAAAGACCTGCAGGCGTTGTTCGACCGCTATCATCGCGATGCGCTCGCCGCCGGTTTCACGCTCGACCGCTATCGCGTGCCCGTACGTTTCGGCCCGATGGTCAAGGCCAGCCAGGCATCCTATCAAGGCAACCGCCGCACGCGGCGCCGCTCGATCTGGTCGCGGTTGAGCCGCCTGCTCAGGCCAGCGCAGGAAAGCGAGAACCGAATGTGA
- a CDS encoding YggT family protein, with product MFGDIARFLLDIVFTLFGAALILRAWMQAVRLPPRNPFSQGVFQVTDWLVVPLRRVLPGRGGVDWASLVGAWLTAVVYLVLVVTVAGGEPASLFPMVLVIALLTVLKWAVNLLMWATLLMGLLSWINPRAPSLALLSVLTAPFLNPIRRVMPLIGGMDLSPLVLFVLTQIALMIIGRIGFGVFGTL from the coding sequence ATGTTCGGCGATATCGCCCGTTTTTTGCTCGACATCGTTTTCACGCTGTTCGGCGCCGCGCTGATCCTGCGGGCCTGGATGCAGGCCGTGCGCCTGCCGCCGCGCAACCCTTTCTCGCAGGGCGTGTTTCAGGTCACCGACTGGCTCGTCGTGCCGTTGCGCCGCGTGCTGCCGGGCCGCGGCGGCGTCGACTGGGCCAGCCTGGTGGGTGCCTGGCTGACGGCCGTAGTGTATCTGGTGCTGGTCGTGACCGTCGCCGGGGGCGAACCAGCGTCGTTGTTCCCGATGGTGCTCGTCATCGCCCTGCTCACCGTCCTGAAATGGGCGGTCAACCTGCTCATGTGGGCGACGTTGCTGATGGGGTTGCTCTCGTGGATCAACCCGCGCGCGCCCTCGCTGGCGTTGCTGAGCGTGCTGACCGCACCTTTCCTGAACCCGATCCGGCGCGTGATGCCGCTGATCGGCGGCATGGATCTGTCGCCGCTGGTGCTCTTCGTCCTGACGCAGATTGCGCTGATGATCATCGGGCGGATCGGCTTTGGCGTGTTCGGCACGCTCTAG
- a CDS encoding sulfate ABC transporter substrate-binding protein — protein MTNNRREFTKRLLAAALAGTGAARLGSAWAADPKPVELLNVSYDPTRELYEQYNKVFAAYWKQKTGQSVTVRQSHGGSGKQARTVIDGVDADVVTLGLAPDVDALVKHGGLIKPDWQKRLPNNSAPYTSTIVLLVKKGNPKGIKDWGDLVKPGVSVITPNPKTSAGARWNYLAAWEYGRRHFGGDAGAKDFIGKLFKNVPLLDSGARGSTITFAQRGVGDVLISWENDAFLASNEFGHDKFDIIAPSVSILCEPTVAVVDRNVDRKGTRAVAEAYLSYLYSDPAQDVIGRNFYRPVGAAAKAKYAKQFPTINLVTIDGAFGGWAKADAIHFADGGTFDQIYTKG, from the coding sequence ATGACGAATAACAGACGCGAATTCACGAAACGACTGCTGGCGGCGGCGCTCGCCGGCACCGGCGCGGCCCGCCTCGGCAGCGCCTGGGCAGCCGATCCCAAGCCGGTGGAACTGCTCAACGTATCCTACGATCCGACGCGCGAACTGTATGAGCAATACAACAAGGTGTTCGCCGCGTACTGGAAACAGAAGACCGGGCAGAGCGTCACGGTGCGTCAGTCGCACGGCGGTTCCGGCAAGCAGGCGCGCACGGTGATCGACGGCGTGGACGCCGACGTGGTGACCCTGGGTCTCGCGCCGGACGTCGACGCGCTCGTCAAGCATGGCGGCCTGATCAAGCCGGACTGGCAGAAACGCCTGCCGAACAACTCGGCGCCGTACACCTCGACCATCGTGCTGCTGGTCAAGAAGGGCAATCCGAAGGGCATCAAGGACTGGGGCGATCTGGTCAAGCCGGGCGTCTCGGTCATCACGCCGAACCCGAAGACCTCCGCCGGCGCGCGCTGGAACTATCTGGCCGCCTGGGAATACGGCCGCCGGCATTTCGGCGGCGACGCCGGCGCGAAGGATTTCATCGGCAAGCTGTTCAAGAACGTGCCGCTGCTCGATTCCGGCGCACGGGGATCGACGATCACCTTCGCGCAGCGCGGCGTCGGCGATGTGCTGATCTCGTGGGAGAATGATGCGTTCCTCGCGTCGAACGAGTTCGGACACGACAAGTTCGACATCATCGCGCCCAGCGTCAGCATCCTGTGCGAGCCGACGGTGGCGGTGGTCGACAGGAACGTCGACCGCAAGGGCACGCGCGCCGTCGCCGAAGCCTATCTGTCCTATCTGTATTCGGACCCGGCGCAGGACGTGATCGGCCGCAATTTCTACCGTCCGGTGGGCGCGGCGGCGAAGGCGAAGTACGCAAAGCAGTTTCCGACAATCAATCTGGTGACGATCGACGGCGCGTTCGGCGGCTGGGCCAAGGCCGACGCGATCCATTTCGCCGATGGCGGCACCTTCGATCAGATCTATACCAAAGGCTAA